In Sphingomonas sp. SUN019, one genomic interval encodes:
- a CDS encoding DUF3576 domain-containing protein, whose translation MFRPLRLALGVSAALAVASCGGGKDRPKADLAASRITTIGVNSYLWRATLDTLSFMPLLQTDSNGGVIVTDWYINPQVPTERMKVTVSILDQDLRADAVRVAALREVNRGGQWVSAPVEAATTQKLEDIILTRARDLRRASLVG comes from the coding sequence ATGTTCCGCCCGTTGCGTCTCGCGCTTGGCGTTAGCGCCGCCCTTGCTGTCGCCTCTTGTGGAGGCGGCAAGGATCGTCCCAAGGCGGACCTTGCCGCGTCGCGGATCACCACGATCGGCGTCAATTCGTATCTGTGGCGTGCGACGCTGGACACGCTGTCGTTCATGCCGCTGCTGCAGACCGATTCCAATGGCGGCGTCATCGTCACCGATTGGTACATCAACCCGCAGGTTCCGACCGAGCGGATGAAGGTGACTGTGTCGATTCTCGACCAGGATCTGCGCGCCGATGCGGTGCGTGTCGCGGCGCTGCGCGAAGTGAACCGCGGCGGGCAGTGGGTGTCCGCGCCGGTCGAGGCCGCCACGACGCAGAAGCTGGAGGACATCATCCTGACGCGCGCCCGCGACCTGCGGCGTGCTTCTTTGGTCGGCTGA
- a CDS encoding porin, with the protein MIAARFIVGISVGALVAAGVAVAPAFGAPELSSPAKRIAPSARIAGGFTPAAADPRLAAVFARAGLDSSDFRFTPSETRAGNRAVTVAVRARSNRGSVTAPAAVSTVGIAPIAYNLGVAVGWKRFAVTGDVAKVDLAGQPGSRESADLAVSYSLPRFTASVKGGADRALPGAAKIVDTDRSYSLDVGGSYSLTRNIDLTAGLRYKSERERLARVADDRRDSQAVYVGTAFRF; encoded by the coding sequence GTGATCGCTGCGCGCTTTATTGTCGGTATATCGGTCGGGGCGCTCGTCGCCGCGGGCGTCGCCGTCGCGCCTGCGTTCGGAGCGCCCGAATTGAGTTCGCCCGCCAAGCGAATCGCCCCGTCGGCGCGAATTGCGGGTGGCTTCACCCCCGCCGCCGCCGATCCGCGCCTCGCCGCGGTGTTCGCGCGCGCCGGGCTCGACAGCAGCGATTTCCGGTTCACCCCGTCCGAAACGCGCGCGGGCAACCGCGCGGTCACCGTCGCGGTGCGTGCGCGCTCGAACCGCGGCAGCGTGACCGCACCTGCCGCCGTCTCGACCGTCGGCATCGCGCCGATTGCCTACAACCTTGGCGTGGCGGTCGGCTGGAAGCGTTTTGCGGTGACCGGCGACGTCGCCAAGGTCGATCTGGCTGGCCAGCCGGGCAGCCGCGAGAGCGCCGACCTGGCGGTCAGTTATTCGCTGCCGCGCTTCACCGCCAGCGTAAAGGGCGGCGCCGATCGCGCATTGCCAGGCGCTGCGAAGATCGTCGATACCGACCGCAGCTATTCGCTCGACGTCGGCGGGTCGTATTCGCTCACCCGCAACATCGATCTGACCGCGGGCCTGCGCTACAAATCCGAACGCGAACGCCTCGCCCGCGTCGCCGACGACCGCCGCGACAGCCAAGCGGTCTATGTGGGCACCGCTTTCCGCTTTTGA
- a CDS encoding thiamine phosphate synthase: protein MRRRHPVPTLWLMTDERLGDGLWAAIERLPRGAGIVFRHYATPEPERRRMFAKVARIARARGLVVVRAGAAPMRGEMGTHNRSRRGILTFSVHCRSEAVAARRLGADVLFVSPMFATRSHKDARMLSNVRAMLIVREVPGALIALGGMDARRFRRLRGFDGWAAIDAWTR from the coding sequence ATGCGCCGCCGCCACCCCGTGCCTACCCTGTGGCTGATGACCGACGAGCGGCTGGGCGACGGGTTGTGGGCCGCGATCGAACGGCTGCCGCGGGGGGCGGGAATTGTGTTCCGGCACTACGCCACGCCGGAACCGGAGCGGCGGCGGATGTTTGCGAAGGTAGCGCGGATCGCGCGTGCGCGTGGGCTGGTTGTGGTGCGGGCGGGGGCTGCACCGATGCGCGGCGAGATGGGGACGCATAATCGGAGCCGACGAGGAATCCTCACGTTTTCAGTGCATTGCCGGTCGGAGGCTGTCGCCGCCCGGCGATTGGGCGCGGATGTTCTGTTTGTGTCGCCGATGTTTGCGACGCGGTCACACAAGGATGCGCGGATGTTGTCGAATGTGCGCGCGATGTTGATCGTGCGGGAGGTTCCGGGAGCGTTGATCGCGCTCGGGGGGATGGATGCGCGACGGTTCAGGCGGCTGCGCGGGTTCGATGGCTGGGCGGCGATCGATGCGTGGACCCGCTAA
- a CDS encoding YggS family pyridoxal phosphate-dependent enzyme, whose protein sequence is MTPDDRPENRLADICNRIDRAANLRRSPHPVTLIAVSKTHPATAIEPLLAAGHSDFGENRVAEAQEKWPALRAAYPDAKLHLIGQLQSNKAVDAVALFDAIHSVDRASLVTALAKAMDAADRRPTCFVQVNIGDEPQKGGCATADLPALLAHARAADLPIAGLMCIPPADVEAAPYFALLAKLAHDEGVEGLSMGMSEDFETAVMAGATHVRVGSALFGARA, encoded by the coding sequence ATGACCCCAGACGACCGTCCAGAAAACCGTCTCGCCGACATTTGCAACCGCATCGATCGCGCCGCGAATCTCCGCCGCTCCCCCCACCCCGTCACGCTGATCGCGGTGTCAAAGACCCACCCCGCCACCGCGATCGAACCGTTGCTCGCCGCCGGTCACAGTGACTTCGGCGAGAACCGCGTGGCGGAGGCGCAGGAGAAATGGCCAGCGTTGCGCGCAGCTTACCCTGACGCAAAACTCCATTTGATCGGGCAACTCCAGTCGAACAAGGCCGTCGACGCGGTCGCCCTGTTCGACGCGATCCACTCGGTCGACCGCGCTTCGCTGGTCACCGCGCTGGCAAAGGCGATGGACGCCGCCGACCGCCGCCCCACCTGCTTCGTCCAGGTCAACATCGGCGACGAACCACAAAAGGGCGGCTGCGCCACCGCCGACCTCCCCGCGCTACTGGCGCACGCGCGCGCCGCCGACCTGCCAATCGCAGGTCTGATGTGCATCCCCCCCGCAGATGTGGAAGCCGCCCCATACTTCGCGTTGCTGGCCAAACTCGCCCACGACGAAGGCGTCGAGGGCCTTAGCATGGGCATGTCCGAAGACTTCGAAACCGCGGTGATGGCTGGCGCCACCCACGTCCGCGTCGGCTCCGCCCTGTTCGGCGCACGCGCATGA
- a CDS encoding HAD family phosphatase has protein sequence MKLPLKFGAILFDFDGVLIESEYVGNRQIAEYLTGIGHPTTPEQSMANFMGLAGPDFHAAVETWIGRPIPDSFHAARQAEDTRVMTEGIDAVTGAIAFVRSLPADLPKAVVSSSSTRWIRRHLDHIGLSDVFGDHIYSGAEHVRRGKPAPDLYLYGAAQLGIRIDRCVILEDSPVGATGAVASGGHVIGLCAGSHCGADHAERLRAVGVHAVASSFNEVCYALL, from the coding sequence ATGAAACTCCCGCTAAAATTTGGGGCAATCCTGTTCGATTTCGACGGCGTGCTGATCGAAAGCGAATATGTCGGCAACCGTCAGATCGCCGAATACCTCACCGGCATCGGCCACCCGACCACGCCCGAACAGTCGATGGCGAACTTCATGGGCCTAGCCGGACCCGACTTCCACGCGGCGGTGGAAACTTGGATCGGCCGCCCGATCCCCGACAGCTTCCACGCCGCGCGGCAGGCCGAGGACACGCGTGTCATGACCGAAGGAATCGACGCGGTGACGGGCGCGATCGCCTTCGTCCGCTCACTACCAGCGGACCTGCCCAAGGCCGTCGTCTCCTCCAGCTCGACCCGCTGGATCCGCCGACACCTCGATCATATCGGCCTGTCGGACGTGTTCGGTGACCACATCTACAGCGGCGCGGAACACGTGCGCCGCGGCAAGCCCGCCCCCGACCTGTACCTCTACGGCGCGGCGCAACTCGGCATCCGGATCGATCGCTGCGTGATTCTGGAGGATTCGCCCGTCGGCGCGACCGGCGCTGTCGCCAGCGGCGGCCACGTCATCGGCCTGTGCGCAGGCTCGCATTGCGGGGCCGACCATGCCGAGCGGCTGCGAGCGGTCGGCGTTCACGCAGTGGCTAGTAGCTTCAATGAAGTGTGTTACGCTCTCCTTTAG
- the ribA gene encoding GTP cyclohydrolase II, with product MSDPRSVARAIDALRRGWPVRVGALSLLPIETADAVRLVAFDPESSAPVLLSAGRAATLKLANQIEAAVPDAPVLVDRAPWLDFDAATALADPQFDLATPLKGPFRAIPVAHADDAAAALRFARIAGLLPAFFVREGDDGEVAISEVGITGADIDAHEDAARLTIAARARLPVAHAEDAEIVAFRTPESPGEHIALLIGEPTGQPPLVRLHSECLTGDALGSLKCDCGPQLDAAISAIRASGWGILLYLRQEGRGIGLINKLRAYALQDQGFDTVDANTRLGFAIDARDFGVAARMLELLGQRNVRLLTNNPAKVAGLEAQGITVVERVPHFLPANPHNERYLATKRDRTGHQL from the coding sequence TTGAGCGACCCGCGATCTGTCGCCCGCGCGATCGACGCGCTGCGCCGCGGATGGCCTGTGCGCGTGGGGGCGTTGTCGTTGCTGCCGATCGAAACCGCAGACGCGGTGCGGCTGGTGGCGTTCGACCCTGAGTCGAGTGCGCCGGTGCTTCTATCGGCGGGTCGCGCGGCGACGCTGAAGCTGGCGAACCAGATCGAGGCCGCGGTGCCCGACGCGCCGGTGCTCGTCGATCGCGCGCCGTGGCTCGATTTCGACGCCGCGACTGCGCTGGCCGATCCGCAATTCGATCTGGCGACCCCGCTGAAAGGGCCGTTCCGCGCGATCCCGGTGGCGCATGCGGACGATGCGGCGGCGGCGCTGCGGTTCGCGCGAATCGCGGGGCTGCTCCCGGCCTTTTTCGTGCGCGAAGGTGATGATGGGGAGGTCGCGATCAGCGAAGTCGGCATTACAGGGGCCGATATTGACGCGCACGAGGACGCCGCACGCCTGACGATCGCAGCGCGTGCGCGGCTGCCGGTGGCGCACGCCGAGGATGCGGAGATCGTCGCTTTCCGTACCCCCGAATCGCCGGGCGAGCATATCGCGCTGCTGATTGGCGAACCGACCGGCCAGCCGCCGCTGGTGCGGCTGCACAGCGAATGCCTGACCGGCGACGCGCTCGGGAGTCTCAAATGCGACTGCGGTCCGCAATTGGACGCCGCGATCAGTGCGATCCGGGCGAGCGGCTGGGGCATCCTGCTGTATCTGCGGCAGGAGGGGCGGGGGATCGGCCTGATCAACAAGCTGCGCGCCTATGCGCTGCAGGATCAGGGCTTCGATACGGTCGACGCCAACACCCGCCTGGGCTTCGCGATCGACGCGCGCGATTTCGGCGTGGCGGCGCGGATGCTGGAGCTGCTGGGGCAGCGGAATGTGCGATTGCTGACGAACAATCCGGCGAAGGTCGCAGGGCTTGAAGCGCAAGGTATCACGGTCGTCGAACGCGTCCCGCATTTCCTGCCGGCCAACCCGCACAACGAGAGGTACCTCGCGACGAAACGCGACCGGACGGGGCATCAGCTTTGA
- a CDS encoding exodeoxyribonuclease III, whose amino-acid sequence MKIVSWNINSVRFRIGIVEQFLRENEPDILCLQETKVIDADFPVAAFKALGYRHILLHGQRMHHGVAIIARVPVQEDDRLDWQANREARHIGVRLENGVRLENVYVPAGGDVPDREINPKFGQKLDFVERMTRWSEGLDGPTILTGDFNIAPLPCDVWSHKALLNVVSHTPVEVAALDALKASNDWTDLGRHFHPAPARLHTWWSYRSPDFTVNDRGRRLDHMWATGDAAKAARAHHVYEECRSWLKPSDHVPIVTEFDF is encoded by the coding sequence GTGAAGATCGTCAGCTGGAACATCAATTCGGTGCGCTTCCGCATCGGCATCGTCGAGCAGTTCCTGCGCGAGAACGAGCCCGATATCCTGTGCCTGCAGGAAACCAAGGTCATCGACGCCGACTTTCCGGTCGCGGCGTTCAAGGCGCTGGGGTACAGGCATATCCTGCTCCACGGTCAGCGGATGCATCACGGCGTCGCGATCATCGCTCGCGTGCCGGTGCAGGAGGACGACCGGCTCGACTGGCAGGCGAACCGCGAGGCGCGGCATATCGGGGTGCGGCTGGAAAACGGCGTCCGACTGGAGAACGTCTATGTCCCCGCGGGGGGCGACGTGCCTGATCGGGAGATCAACCCGAAATTCGGGCAGAAGCTGGATTTCGTCGAGCGCATGACGCGCTGGTCGGAGGGGCTGGACGGCCCGACGATCCTGACCGGCGACTTCAACATCGCGCCGCTGCCGTGCGACGTGTGGAGCCACAAGGCATTGCTGAACGTCGTCAGCCATACGCCGGTCGAGGTAGCAGCGCTGGATGCGCTGAAGGCGTCGAACGACTGGACCGACCTGGGGCGGCATTTCCACCCTGCGCCGGCGCGGCTGCATACGTGGTGGAGCTATCGTTCGCCCGATTTCACGGTCAACGATCGCGGTCGGCGGCTGGATCATATGTGGGCGACCGGCGATGCGGCGAAGGCGGCGCGCGCGCATCACGTGTATGAGGAATGCCGTAGCTGGCTGAAGCCGTCGGACCATGTGCCGATCGTGACCGAGTTCGATTTTTGA
- a CDS encoding LolA family protein, with amino-acid sequence MTGRDSLKYFTALTAAVAIAAPAVAQSGDLAAVQQHLRATTTMTANFSQTDRAGKVLNGTLTLKKPGKIRFQYEKGVPLLIVGDGKALTFIDYSVKQVQRWPIGNTPLGVLINPDKDITKFAKIVPGFDPRLVSVEGYDPKHPEYGRITMVFARDAAAPGGLMLQGWVMLDSQGNRTTIRLSNQRFNGSVSDGTFRWNDPRSRGGRS; translated from the coding sequence ATGACCGGGAGAGATTCCTTGAAGTATTTCACGGCGCTGACGGCGGCGGTCGCGATCGCGGCCCCTGCGGTGGCGCAAAGCGGCGATCTGGCGGCGGTGCAGCAGCATTTGCGCGCGACGACCACGATGACCGCGAATTTCAGCCAGACCGATCGCGCGGGAAAGGTGTTGAACGGCACGCTGACGCTGAAGAAGCCGGGCAAGATCCGCTTTCAATATGAAAAGGGCGTACCGCTGTTGATCGTCGGCGACGGCAAGGCGCTGACCTTCATCGACTATTCGGTGAAGCAGGTGCAGCGCTGGCCGATTGGCAACACCCCGCTGGGCGTGCTGATCAACCCCGACAAGGACATCACGAAGTTCGCCAAGATCGTGCCGGGGTTCGATCCACGCCTCGTCTCGGTCGAGGGCTATGATCCGAAACATCCCGAATATGGCCGCATCACGATGGTTTTCGCGCGCGACGCCGCGGCGCCGGGCGGGCTGATGCTGCAGGGTTGGGTGATGCTCGACAGCCAGGGCAATCGCACGACGATCCGCCTGTCGAACCAGCGGTTCAACGGATCGGTCAGCGACGGAACGTTCCGCTGGAACGACCCACGGAGTCGTGGCGGGCGAAGCTAA
- a CDS encoding TerC family protein, which produces MLAEAATAIGPGSPADIWHNILKDFSNITEPAALAAFGSVLMIDLVLAGDNAIVVGALAAGLPAEQRKKVILIGIGAALVLRIFFALIVTWLMGVVGLIFAGGLLLLWVSWKFWREIRAGSHSAGSDEIVGDEHSGVKSARSFAGAAWAVAVADVSMSLDNVLAVAGAAREHPGILVVGLLLSVALMGLAANLIARIIDRYRWIAYVGLGVIVLVAGKMIYEGWIGTAETQGLASLFM; this is translated from the coding sequence ATGCTGGCCGAAGCGGCCACCGCCATCGGCCCTGGATCGCCCGCGGACATCTGGCATAACATCCTGAAGGATTTCTCCAACATCACCGAACCCGCAGCACTCGCGGCGTTCGGATCGGTGCTGATGATCGATCTGGTGCTGGCGGGCGACAATGCGATCGTCGTCGGGGCGCTCGCCGCGGGGCTGCCGGCGGAGCAGCGCAAGAAGGTGATCCTGATCGGGATCGGCGCGGCGCTGGTGCTGCGCATCTTCTTCGCGCTGATCGTGACGTGGCTGATGGGTGTCGTCGGGCTGATCTTTGCCGGCGGGCTGCTGCTGCTGTGGGTCAGCTGGAAGTTCTGGCGCGAAATTCGCGCAGGTTCGCACAGCGCGGGGTCCGACGAGATCGTCGGCGACGAACACAGCGGCGTGAAGTCGGCGCGCAGTTTCGCGGGGGCGGCGTGGGCGGTCGCCGTGGCGGACGTATCGATGAGCCTCGACAATGTGCTGGCGGTCGCGGGCGCGGCGCGTGAGCATCCCGGAATCTTGGTGGTCGGCCTGTTGCTGTCGGTTGCGTTGATGGGGCTGGCAGCCAACCTGATCGCGCGGATCATCGATCGCTATCGCTGGATCGCCTATGTCGGGCTCGGCGTCATCGTGCTGGTCGCGGGCAAGATGATCTATGAAGGGTGGATCGGCACCGCGGAGACGCAGGGGTTGGCGTCCCTGTTCATGTGA
- a CDS encoding antibiotic biosynthesis monooxygenase, translated as MILEHAVLSVKPGQELAFEAAMREARALIAASPGFGSIIVRPAIDQPETYLLLVEWSDIAAHRDGFRMSDRYEAWRGLLHQFYDPMPVVSYFEESIV; from the coding sequence ATGATCCTCGAACACGCCGTCTTGTCAGTAAAACCCGGCCAGGAACTCGCGTTCGAGGCCGCAATGCGCGAAGCCCGTGCATTAATTGCCGCCTCGCCCGGTTTCGGCTCAATTATCGTCCGTCCCGCCATCGACCAGCCCGAAACCTATCTGCTGTTGGTGGAATGGAGCGACATCGCCGCGCACCGCGATGGATTCCGCATGTCGGACCGGTATGAAGCTTGGCGCGGCCTGCTACACCAATTCTACGATCCGATGCCGGTCGTCAGCTACTTCGAGGAGTCGATCGTTTGA
- the rho gene encoding transcription termination factor Rho: MHLKDLKKKAPAELVQLAEELGVEGASTLRKQDLMFAILKVQAENGEMIMGEGTIEVLQDGFGFLRSAQASYLAGPDDIYVSPNQVRKHGLRTGDTVEGEIRGPKDGERYFALTKLTQVNFEDPEAVRHRVNFDNLTPLYPEERLKLEIEDPTIKDKTGRVLDVVTPLGKGQRCLIVAPPRVGKTIMMQNIARAISINHPEVFLIVLLIDERPEEVTDMQRTVVGEVVSSTFDEPATRHVQVAEMVIEKAKRLVEHKKDVVILLDNITRLGRAYNTVVPSSGKVLTGGVDANALQRPKRFFGAARNIEEGGSLTIISTSLIDTGSRMDEVIFEEFKGTGNAEIVLDRKVADKRIFPAIDVGKSGTRKEELLVEKGQLSKMWVLRRILMQMGTVDAMEFLLGKMKDSKTNADFFDSMNQ, from the coding sequence ATGCATCTCAAGGATTTGAAGAAGAAAGCCCCGGCGGAGCTGGTTCAGCTGGCCGAGGAACTGGGCGTCGAGGGCGCCAGTACGCTGCGCAAGCAGGATCTGATGTTCGCGATCCTGAAGGTTCAGGCCGAGAACGGCGAAATGATCATGGGCGAGGGCACGATCGAGGTGCTGCAGGACGGCTTCGGCTTCCTGCGCAGCGCCCAGGCGAGCTATCTCGCCGGTCCCGACGACATCTATGTCAGCCCGAACCAGGTGCGCAAACACGGCCTGCGCACCGGTGACACGGTCGAGGGCGAAATCCGCGGGCCGAAGGACGGCGAACGCTATTTCGCGCTGACCAAGTTGACGCAGGTCAATTTCGAAGACCCCGAGGCGGTTCGCCACCGCGTCAATTTCGACAACCTGACGCCGCTGTATCCCGAAGAACGGCTGAAGCTCGAGATCGAAGACCCCACGATCAAGGACAAGACGGGCCGCGTGCTCGACGTCGTCACGCCGCTCGGCAAGGGGCAGCGCTGCCTGATCGTCGCGCCGCCGCGCGTCGGCAAGACGATCATGATGCAGAACATCGCGCGCGCGATCAGCATCAACCACCCCGAGGTGTTTCTGATCGTGCTGCTGATCGACGAGCGGCCCGAGGAAGTGACCGATATGCAGCGCACCGTGGTGGGCGAGGTCGTCAGCTCGACCTTCGACGAACCCGCGACGCGCCACGTTCAGGTCGCCGAGATGGTGATCGAAAAGGCCAAGCGGCTGGTCGAACACAAGAAGGACGTGGTGATCCTGCTCGACAACATCACGCGTCTCGGCCGCGCCTACAACACCGTTGTGCCTTCGTCGGGCAAGGTGTTGACCGGCGGCGTCGACGCGAACGCGCTGCAGCGGCCGAAACGCTTCTTCGGTGCGGCGCGCAACATCGAGGAGGGGGGATCGCTGACCATCATCTCGACCTCGCTGATCGATACCGGCAGCCGCATGGACGAGGTGATCTTCGAGGAGTTCAAGGGTACCGGCAACGCCGAGATCGTGCTCGACCGAAAGGTGGCCGACAAGCGCATCTTCCCGGCGATCGACGTCGGTAAATCGGGCACGCGCAAGGAGGAACTGCTGGTCGAGAAGGGTCAGTTGTCCAAGATGTGGGTGCTGCGCCGCATCCTGATGCAGATGGGCACCGTCGATGCGATGGAATTCCTGCTGGGAAAGATGAAGGATTCGAAGACGAATGCGGATTTCTTCGATTCCATGAATCAGTAG
- a CDS encoding CopD family protein: protein MGPGFLGVAYDWVKAAHLIFVIFWMAGLFMLPRYLVYHQEGLGDAAEEARWIEREDKLCRIILTPALVMVWVLGLLLAVNLGLLAGAPGLGWLHAKLLLVFLLSGYHGWAVGYAKKLAAGKPTLANRRLRMMNEVPALAVTLIVILVIVKPF from the coding sequence ATGGGGCCGGGGTTTCTGGGCGTGGCCTATGATTGGGTGAAGGCGGCGCATCTGATCTTCGTGATCTTCTGGATGGCGGGGCTGTTCATGCTGCCACGTTATTTGGTCTATCATCAGGAAGGGCTGGGCGACGCGGCCGAGGAAGCGCGCTGGATCGAGCGTGAGGACAAGCTCTGCCGCATCATCCTGACCCCCGCGCTGGTGATGGTGTGGGTGCTGGGGCTGTTGCTGGCGGTGAACCTCGGCCTGCTCGCGGGTGCGCCGGGCCTGGGCTGGCTTCATGCGAAGCTGCTTTTGGTCTTTCTGTTGTCGGGATATCACGGCTGGGCGGTCGGCTATGCGAAGAAACTGGCGGCGGGGAAACCGACGCTGGCGAACCGGCGGTTGCGGATGATGAACGAAGTCCCGGCGCTGGCTGTGACGCTGATCGTGATTTTGGTGATCGTGAAGCCGTTCTGA
- the hemE gene encoding uroporphyrinogen decarboxylase, which yields MTDTKRLLAVLKGERRERPPIWLMRQAGRYLPEYRELRAQKGGFLALATDPVAAAEVTLQPINRFGFDGAILFSDILMVPWALGQDLSFGAGEGPRLEPALVDTTLASLERVTARLEPVYATVRGVAAALSPETTFLGFAGSPWTVATYMVAGHGSRDQGETRRFAYNDRQAFAAIIDAITELTVEYLAKQIENGVEAVQLFDSWAGSLSPAQFERWVIAPNAAIVAKLKARCPQAVIIGFPKGAGGKLPAYARETGVDALGLDETVDPEWANTVVPEGMPVQGNLDPLALIAGGEALDGAIDRVLAAFRDRPHVFNLGHGIDQHTPIAHVERLLARVRGA from the coding sequence CTGACGGATACGAAGCGCCTGCTGGCCGTGTTGAAGGGCGAACGCCGCGAACGCCCCCCGATCTGGCTGATGCGACAGGCCGGGCGATATTTGCCCGAATATCGCGAACTGCGCGCGCAGAAGGGCGGTTTCCTGGCGCTGGCGACCGATCCGGTCGCAGCGGCGGAGGTGACGTTGCAGCCGATCAACCGGTTCGGCTTCGATGGCGCGATCCTGTTCTCAGATATCCTGATGGTGCCGTGGGCGCTGGGGCAGGATCTGTCGTTCGGCGCGGGTGAGGGGCCGCGGCTCGAACCGGCGCTGGTCGACACCACACTCGCCTCGTTGGAACGTGTTACGGCCCGGCTGGAGCCGGTCTATGCGACCGTTCGCGGTGTGGCGGCGGCGCTGTCGCCCGAAACGACGTTCCTGGGGTTCGCCGGATCGCCGTGGACCGTGGCCACGTACATGGTCGCCGGGCATGGCAGCCGCGATCAGGGTGAGACGCGGCGGTTCGCGTATAACGACCGACAGGCGTTCGCGGCGATCATCGATGCGATCACCGAACTGACGGTCGAATATCTCGCGAAGCAGATCGAGAATGGCGTCGAGGCGGTGCAATTGTTCGACAGTTGGGCGGGAAGCCTGTCTCCCGCGCAATTCGAACGCTGGGTGATCGCGCCCAACGCCGCGATCGTGGCGAAGCTGAAGGCGCGCTGCCCGCAGGCGGTGATCATCGGTTTCCCGAAGGGTGCGGGCGGCAAGCTGCCCGCTTACGCGCGCGAAACCGGCGTCGATGCGTTGGGGCTGGACGAAACGGTCGATCCCGAATGGGCGAACACGGTGGTGCCGGAAGGAATGCCCGTGCAAGGCAATCTCGATCCGCTGGCGTTGATCGCGGGCGGTGAGGCGCTCGACGGCGCGATCGACCGGGTGCTCGCCGCCTTCCGTGATCGCCCGCACGTCTTCAACCTTGGCCACGGGATCGACCAGCACACGCCGATCGCGCATGTCGAGCGGCTGTTGGCGCGGGTGCGGGGGGCGTGA
- a CDS encoding pyruvate, water dikinase regulatory protein: MPVRLHLHLLSDSTGETLENIAKAALAQYDDVETVRHFWPMVRTEAHLDRILQEIAQNPGLVIYTLVNAATRRALEQRCRSLGLPMVAPLDPVTDALSDLLGQQAKARPGRQHVLDAAYFARVDAIQFTIAHDDGIAWEEWEDADIVLAGVSRSSKTPTSIYLANRGYKVANIPIVVESPPPTTLYRLKNPLVVGLTTSADRLIQVRRNRLLSLNQAPETAYVDQEAVARELAFARRMFADNGWPVIDVTRRSIEETAAAIISLVNERRGEGSRDAE, from the coding sequence ATGCCGGTTCGGCTGCATCTGCACCTGCTGTCGGATTCGACCGGCGAGACGCTGGAGAACATCGCGAAGGCCGCGCTCGCGCAATATGATGATGTCGAGACCGTGAGGCATTTCTGGCCGATGGTCAGGACCGAGGCGCACCTCGACCGCATTTTACAAGAGATCGCGCAGAACCCCGGCCTCGTCATCTACACGCTCGTCAACGCGGCCACGCGTCGCGCGCTCGAACAGCGTTGCCGCTCGCTCGGCTTGCCGATGGTCGCGCCGCTCGATCCGGTGACCGATGCGCTGTCGGACCTGCTCGGGCAGCAGGCGAAGGCGCGGCCGGGACGTCAGCATGTCCTCGACGCGGCCTATTTCGCGCGGGTCGACGCGATCCAGTTCACGATCGCGCATGACGACGGGATCGCGTGGGAGGAATGGGAGGACGCCGATATCGTCCTCGCCGGGGTCAGCCGGTCGTCGAAAACCCCGACCTCGATCTATCTCGCCAATCGCGGGTACAAGGTGGCGAACATTCCGATCGTCGTCGAAAGCCCGCCGCCGACCACGCTCTACCGGCTGAAAAATCCGCTGGTCGTGGGCCTCACCACCAGCGCCGACCGCTTGATCCAGGTCCGCCGCAACCGCTTGCTGTCGCTCAACCAGGCCCCTGAGACGGCGTATGTCGATCAGGAAGCGGTAGCGCGCGAGCTGGCGTTCGCGCGGCGGATGTTCGCCGACAACGGCTGGCCGGTGATCGACGTGACGCGCCGATCGATCGAGGAAACCGCCGCGGCGATTATCTCGCTCGTCAACGAACGCCGCGGCGAAGGATCGAGAGACGCCGAATGA